A region of the Pelecanus crispus isolate bPelCri1 chromosome 1, bPelCri1.pri, whole genome shotgun sequence genome:
TGATAAGCTCCTAAATGAAATCAGAATATCCGCAGAACTGTTTTCTCATTCAGAACAGGGATACTTTGCAATTTTCACTGTGGAgcatataaatataatatttttacCTCTAACCATACTAATCTTTTCTCTCTATTCTGTAATGTATTGGTTAATTAATACGCAAAAAAAGTCTTACTCTGGACAAAAGGTATGTTTAGTCTGTCTACCCCATTCTTAACAATAGTTAGTCAGTAGCAGATATTTAGAGAAAGTATATGAGAAATAGAGCTGAGAAGTCGTTATCCTAGATGCTTTTTGTGCTTCTGGAAATATGATTTAGTGACTTGAGCCATTTGCTTATTATGTGTATACTTATTTATGTACAAACTGATTTGCCAGATTGCCTAATCTATGTAATCTAACCATATGTTTCATATGCTTTCCGCTCAGCTTGAAAGGAAGGATGAGTAGCATTGCTCCCACTTAGTTTCATGTGAAACAGTTTTTCATTGAACTGATAAGTTGCTTCTAAAACACTGTGAAAGGATCATCTGTTCTAATTATTATGGAACTTACTTATTCTCTGTTTTACAGGTGTTAATTCTAGAGAATCACTATCCTGTAAAGGCTTTCAGTTAGGAGAAGCATCATGTGCCTTGAAGAGCAGCATTAATGATGATGATACGGCTAAGAAAAATACAACCAATGAACAGTTGCATGGAAACTGTAGACCAAGGAAGCAGACTGAAGTacttaaaaccattacccctgAACATATTGGAGAGCTTGAAATCGCTTTTGACTCTGTGCCTGGGTTGACTGAACCTAACAAGAGACAGACTTCTGATAGTGAATGTAATGAACGCTGTGGAGATTCTTACGATAAAAAAGAGTTGTCTGTATTAGTATCTGAAAGTGAAAGAGCTATGGAAATTGAAAAAGGCCCACTAAGTCATAGTGCTCAAAGTAGTCCTAATTTAGAATATGTTCATTCTGATAGTCCGCAGGTTTCTTTGATTTCGTTGGCAGAAGGTACTACAGCCAGTGAAAACAAAACGCGTTCTGGAAGTAAATGTCACTTATCACCAGATACATCACTATCTGAAAAAACACTTACTAAAAGCCCTTCTGATGGGAGCCCCGGCCACAGTGTACTGCTGAGAAAAAACAATTCATCAGTTCCTAGCCCATCAGCAGATGCAGGAAAAGAACAGGCTGTAACAAATGATACAGCTGCCTTACCTGGTATTTTACAGGAGAACGCTAGCCACCACTCTAGCCATCAGGAACAGAGTACACAGTCAGACTGTGCTGCAGGATCTGCAGTGAAGATTTCGGATCTTGACAAAACAGAGTTGCAGCTTGAAGTTGTTGATACTTCTAACAAACCTTATTCAAATGATCAGCATACGCTTGATAAGCCTTGTAAGAAAGATTTTAATCTCCCTTCAGGACTGTCAACTTCAGAGGGAACGCAAGGGGAAATGCAAGAACCTTCATCTTCTACAAAAGTAGATGCTGATAATGTATATTTCTCTTCTGGTGATGATGCATGTACAGAAATTTCTGTAGTATCCactgaaaataatctttctaCATCTGAAATATGCCACTCTCCTCTCCCAGAAACTGCATCCTCAACGGATGAGTCGGGTACCGAGGCCAAAAGTATAAGTGGTGTATCTTCTAGTAGTCAACCAATGGATGTTGATGCTTCTAACATAATGTCCCTCAAGATCATCATCAGCGATGATCCATTTATTTCATCAGACACAGAATTAAATAACGCTGTTTCCAGCATCACAGGAGAAAATTTGCCGACTATAATACTGTCTTCTCCAGCCAAATCCCCAACCAAAACTGCAGGCCTGTCCAAATGTCTATCTtcagaagacacagaaaaaaatgtggattCAGCTTTGGCAGAGCAGAATCTTCTTGTGCTTAGACCTAAGGATCCTGCGGTCACCTCAGTTAACACTCAGAATGAAGACTGCACTGTTTTTCCAGTTGCAGGTACAACTAATCTTTCCAAGGAAGGGGGATTTATACAGTTGATGCCAGCAACAAGCACAGCTTTTGGGAATTCAAACAACCTTTACATAGCCACCTGTGTGACTGATCCAGCTACCTTGGGCACAGCTGTAACACCATCAAATGTAGTTGTATTGCCTGGCAATTCTATGCCGCTTGCTGCCCAGGCTCCAGCTGTACAACAGTTACGGACTCCTCCTAGATCCAGCAATACGTTTGCAGCAAACCAGACTGTCTCCCCAAATTTCCCACAAGGTAATCTCATTGCtagaaaatgactgaaaaagtGGTGTCTATatagcatttttattctttttcttttgtaagtgCATTAAAagtaaactgaatttttaaacactgcTATATCTGCCCCTTGAAACTAGCCAGGGGTTATGTATTTTTTGAGTATATTAGTTGctactaaaaatgaaataaaaattatgaagaGTCATTGACTaggctgctttgaaaaaaatagccTCATATTTCAGAAGCttaaattatataattttaGCAGTGATAAATTTAGGCAGCATATTTTGTCTTACACTAGAAAAGATTCCATGTTTTTTGGCTAAATAAAGcagttcttttgtttctgttttaatacGATTCCTGTTGTAAATAGAATGTAAGATTCCTGTTATAAATAGAATGCTACCTGTTATAAGTATCCATGTTTAGTTTAGATAATTGGCTAGATGTAGAGAGGCCTCCAAAAATTACTTCCTTGTTTTGCTTagtttcattttccaaaaaCCTGTTCTACACTAGAAGTTATACTTTTATATTTGTCTGTACGTACATTATTTCTCTCCATAATATAAAATCTCTTCTGGTAACAAGGACTTTATTActacagcaataaaaaatgtaagtgcttttcaaaatgttaacCCTAACTATAAACCACCTGTAATCAACACATTtagatttctttccaaaactaAAAACTTGTTGCAGTTATCCTTGGATTTTTGTGTGCAGTCATTTTGTTGTGGTCAGAGGCCAGTGCAGCAGTATGTGCAAGATCTTAGAGTGCTGGCCTTTTCTGTCATTAGGATTTCTTTATTCAACtgttatcttctttttttttttttttttttttttacttcatagagagagaaatggaagtTTGCCCATTCTTCTGCGTTTGATACTTTTCCTGGTAGTGCTCATGTAACTGAAGAACTGTgtggaataattttttctttcacttttgaaatttttcttccacttttcaaTTAATGTGCTATAATAGTTTCCCTATTTTATAATTCCTGTatgtctggcagccagccacTCTTACGAGCtgttaaaataactgttttaaaacaactgttttAACAATGATTTAAATAGGAAACTTTGGCTTAAATAttccaaattaattatttaaaaaaaaaaaaacaaaaaaaagcacagtaagACTAATCTCAAACCCACTAATTGACTAGAATCTTTGTGTACTACGTTTAACACCTCCTGCCAGCCAGGAATATACATCAGATATCTACATACAAACAGAGCTAGCCTTTCCCAGCTTGTTGTGTGCTTGTAAGGGGAAGGTGTTATGGGTGCACTGGACGAAAAAAACCTAATTCTGCTAATGACTTTTGAGCATGGTAATTGTAGAGAATAGGATACAAAtaatggtttgtttttcctaagcAGCAAAATGAGCTATTTGATGTTACTTTTGCTGGTTTCTATAAATCACTTTTAATTCAAAGTGCAAGCCTTAACATAGGCTTGTCATACTTCAAGCTTAATTTTGAAccatcttttaaaaaggaaaacagactttAACTGAAGAATTCtatataaacaaaaaacaatacTGGTACTTACCCTGTTTTCTAGTAGTGGTGTATAACAAGGACAGtgaagtttttcttaaaaagccaGAGCTTTTCTTGCCACAGGTTTGACCATGCATAATTTTAAGAAATCCTGTcttgaagcttttcttttcattgaaGTATTTTTAGTTTCTGTACAGTCTTAACACTTTGATATTTTGTAGGTTCTGCCATTATAATTGCATCTCCGGTGCAACCTGTTTTGCAAGGAATGGTGGGAATGATACCTCTCTCAGTAGTAGgacaaaatggaaatgctttctCAGCACCTGCCCGCCAGGTAGCACACCACaaataaatcttttcagaaTTAAAGCTGAAGTGATAAGGAGTCTTTTGGTAAATTGTAATGGAATATTTGATTCTTTTGAGGTTCTACATATGCCTGTGGCTAATCCAGTGTGCAACAGAAGTGTCCCAAAACTTCCCATCCCTCCCAAATCGCAAAAGATTCCTGGAGCAAGAAACAAGACTAATACAGGTACCCACCTTGCATTCTTGAGAAGGGCAGAAGAAAAGTGGGGGTTCTAAAGACATGTCAGTTCTGAGTAATAAAGTTTTAATACATACCAGTGCTCTTCTGCCAGGTAGCTGCTGGGATGGCTTTGAGAGAGGCCTGTACCTGCAGTTAGTAACTGTTATTTGCTCAGTTTACAAAGAAGAACTCCCAGCATATAAAATAATTCCAGATTTGGGATCAAGCTTATTTccaaaattcagtgtttcaaGGCTctaatgcagttttaaaagtctacttttctttatatttctgattatttttcatctCGTTGCTTGTAAGTACAGTGTACTGCTGCCATTGAAACCAAGCCACATGGTAACAATGAAGTTATTTGAAGAGTCAGCAATTCTAAACATTTATTAGGAGAAGTATTTAATAGAAGTGTTGCATATTCATACAAAAAATGCACTCtgctctctgttttctctttgccaTTTCAGGTATATGCTTCTGTGTATTCATTTCATCGAGACCTTGCTGCTTTAGATAGTAAATTGAAACAAGACTGGAGTTACATTCATTTCTCAGTGTTGGGAGgggataaagaaaaataattgaaaatagaaaataaattgaattctAAGGACAACTTGTGCTTTAGCCTGtctaccttttttaaaaagactaggcttacacataaaaatgaaagtagaGTGAAGttgcaaattaagaaaaaaagctaggATTATGTAGTTAATCTGCATTCTGGTTTGCTAATGGATAACCGAGAGTTCCCTGTCGTTATTTCCCTTCTACTTGGAAATCCCTGCCGTGCATTTGTAAGTCCAGCATAGCTGGGTTTGTCTTGCCAGGCTTACGTGTTATCTAAGTGTAGACAGCGAGCTTCTTGTTTATACTTAGTTGGTGACCTTTGCTAATCTATTAAGCTGTAAACttcaaaatgatgaaaaaattgcagttttgttgttgggtttttctttatTGATTCTGTGTCAGGTGAAATGTCATTGGGCTAACTGTGATATGGTTTATTTGGAATATTGTAGTTTATTAATACTTCATCTGTTGTTCCAGGAAAACTGGTACCAAGTGTAGCTGAGCCTTTGAACCATACAAATTCTCGAACACAAAGGTCAGTAGTGCTAGGTATTcaaacttgctttctttttcctgccatGAATTTCTTCATAGAGTATTGGTGGAGAGGAGGGCAGCTGCTTTTAACAATGGCATAAGCAGTACCCACTTTATTTCCTCCTGTCTGTCTGCTGTTGACACAGATGTGTGCTAGTACTGTTGCTGTTCCTACGTTAATTTTGTGTggctttgtgtttattttctcctgtctcaattatcaaataaaaattgtttgaGCTGTGTCCAAGCTAGGAGAAATTGCCTGTTAGGTTTACTGGGAGATTTTAATAACTAAAacccctttttgttttttttcccctcttttcagATGAGTGGTACCCATAGTTTTGTAGTGCAGCCTCATTGCCTTTACCACTCTCTGACCCAAATTTAGTAGAGCTTGTTAGATTGGGTTCTGCATTTGTGTTTCAGCTGTGCAGATTAGAACACTGCTTGGTCATTTATAAAGTGAAAAGTCAAAGGAAAGATGGTGAGAACAGTTTGCTAACTTTATATTGATGAATGTTAACTTAATTGCTAATTGGGATAGGTACTAGTTTTCTATTGGGCAAGTGAGAGAGAAGCAAGGCTTCAGTAGTAACTCTCCTTATCATTAATGGATTTAAGGAACAAAAGGATGTTGGAATGAGCAAAAGAGTATAGGAGGAGATAAGTTCAGTTTAAATATTAGAGGTGAAACATTCTtttattgcaaaaataaaacatacttaaaaaaatctacctATTCATAACTCAGTTAAAATGTTGGAAAAGTGGAGGAAAACAGGAACAATAAAgtaaacttattaaaaaaaaaaaaaaacaaaccaacaaacccaccTATACCAAGCTATAGAGTATACATGCATGCAAAAattagtgatttttaaaaaggcacagAAGCAAGATTTTGGATAATACCACTTTGATAATTCAGCTTTCTGTTAATCGATCTCTAGGCGTACGTTTTGCATAGCAAAGAGAGCAAAACATTCCCTGTAAAGAGAtgtaatttctcatttctaCTGTCTACCCTCTGTCTCATCTCAAATGTCACAGAAATAAACCAAACTGCTACCACTCACACCTTCTTTGCCATCCCAAAGGTACCGAAGTTACGATCCCAAAGTTAATTTGACTTTTCCTCTTACAAACCATAAAGGCCTATCTGCATGGGGAGAGTCTTACTAGCATAGATGAATATGCAGAAGCTTCTCTTGGAAATGCAGCGCAAGTCAGGAAGAGGGCCCAGACATAACAATGGTATGAGCTGACAGagcagaagcatttttcttttgacattgCTGCAGTGCAGTGGTGGCTTTTTCACACTAACATGGCTGGTTGTCAGGTGGAGACCAAGCCCTGGGGAGTTTGTATGTTCCATCCCGATCCCCACTGAAAACCTTCTGTCTTGCTCTGTATCCCGTCACCTACAGCAAATGCATAGGGGAGGGTGCAAGGCACATGCGTGATGATACTGCCCAGAATATTCTGGCAGCCTCTTAGCAGTTTCAGCTCCAATGACTTTCAGAGCCACAACCGGCATTCTGGGGTGGACTGTCCTGTCATGAATGCCCTCGGTTTCTTTTTGAACTCAAGCAAGCTACCAGCATCCACAAATATCCCAGGGTAAAAAAGTTCCCAGGCTTAATTACATGCAGTGTGCAAAcctccttgttttgttttgaacctGATACTAGTTTTACTTGATGCTTGTAGTTCTTCCGCTGGAAGATCAGCAAATAGTTTCctttctgttggcttttttccccagagctcTGTTGCATTTCCCCTCGGTCATCTCTCTTTTCAGGCTGAAGAGCGCCAGTCTACCTAATTGTTCTTTGTACAGACTCTGTTTCGTACCTTTTTGTCATCCATTTTGGCCTTCTCTGAGCTTTTTGCAGTTGTCATCCCTTACTCTTGGTCTTTGTGTGTTGATAAAGTACTTAGATTTAGAACATGGAGAGAGCTTTAAACAGCTGTTTTGAGGGGTGGGTGGGGACTTCCAGCCAGCTGAATTGAACTTGCCTAGTAAGAACATGCATGTTGCTGAAGggttttcatctcattttcagGACTGGAAATTTGGACAAGCTTATCCCTGCAGAACTAGGCAGGAAAGTGGAGGAGAACGTACCTGTTGCACCAGTAGAGAGCACAAGCTCAAATTCAAGACAAAGTGAAAGTCACAGGAGAGTGCTTTGCTTTGATAATGTCCTACCTACTCCAGGAGGAAACACCCAAATTCAGACTACTAAGAGTTTatcccagaaagaaagaaatgaaaatactttatcTACTGTTGACCCTGCATCATCCTCTGCTAAGGCACAGGTagcaaagagagagaaggataaAACGTTGCCTAGAATTCTGTGTAAGCCGGAAGGTGGTAGCAACAGAAGTGCATCTGCAAAGGAGCCACAGCCTGAGCGGAAGGTGGCAACTGCAGGGCTTCCATTAGATCCCTTCCACAAGACGacagcaaataaagaaaatgaattacAAAGGGATActgatgaaaaacagaagaaccaGGACACTGCCAAACTCTCAAATGGCCAACAAAGCGTTAGCTTGTGGAGTGAGAAGACAGTTGCTTCGGTGCAAGAGCTGAACAAAAAGCAAGGGTCACTGTCGAATGGGAACGGCAAATCTTCAGTGTCCGTTTCTTTGTCTTCAAAGGAGCCCAAGCGAGAACCAGCTAAAGTTTCCAGCCAAGGCCTTTGCCTGTCAAGTCCGTTCACTAAACAATGTGTGGAAATGTTGCAAGACATTCAGTGGCATAGCCCGACTACTAAAACAGTTGAAAACGGAGAATTGCCAGTACCCCGTACGCCGTCTGGAGTTGGGGACAGGCACACAGATGATACGACAGACAGTGTACGGACACCGACCTGTCGGCGCTTCAGTGAGGATAGCACGACCCCTAGAATAATGGTACCCCCTGCTACGCCAGacttgcctgcctgcagcccagctaGCGAAACCGGTAGCGAAAACAGCGTCAGCATGGCTGCTCACACGCTGATGATACTGTCACGGGCGGCTATTGCAAGGACTAGCGCTGCAACCCCCCTGAAGGACAATACTCAACAGTTCAGATCTTTAAGGAGCGcagtaaagaaaaggaaactagAGGACTTGAATGAGGGTGAGAGAAATTCTCGTTCTGCAAATAGAAAAGACCTTCAGAGCTCTCCAACACcatcaaaaaagaagaaaataaaggcaagtACAggcatttactttttaatttaaaattctaaatGTATATTAGAGATCTGTATATCTCTATGTATTATTTATAACAACAGTAacagtatatatattttatttataatggGATGGTTCAGAGGTGCTAGTCCAAATCCCCAACATCCTATTTATATTTGTCCGTTTTACTAACTGCCTCTTGAGCCTACTCTGAACTAACAGTTTTCTTAAGATTAGGATAGTCTTCAGATACACACAAGTAACTCCTACTGACTCTCTGCACATACCtatgaaaatcaaattatttctcttAAACAGGAATGAGTTTCCAAATTCTAACTTCAGACTAAGTTTCTAGGTGGAATGTAGGAATTAGGCCAAAGTCAAACTAGGCCTTACTAGAATCCAAACTATTCTTGCATCCTCATTTACCACCAGGACCAGGAATCCACATTTTGTGTATTCCCAGTCTCTGTAGTCTACAGCACTGTGCCTTTAACTTGGGGATTTAATGGCAAACAGCAATGGTGTGAGATATGAAAAGCTGATGTACATAAATAATCAAAAAGGAGATGCAGTAGAACTTCATAATTCACCATACTTAGTTACAGCGTACTCCTGAAATACTGTAACTGCAGAATGCTCACTCACTCGTACTGCGTAtgtgggagggctgggaggccgTGCCTGCCTGAAGCGCGGGTGGGCTACTCCTGGCCTGTAACCGTGCCGTTTGTACCCTGGGGGGCACACGTAAGTGTATGTGCGTTTCCGTCTCTGATTGCTGGGCGAGCTTTGTGCAGTTACGTCATGTCTGCAAGGCAGAcagaaggatgaagaaaaaagcaatgcGTACAGACTCTTCAGTATCTTAGCATTTAACAGGTTCTTAGCATTTAACGCAActgttcctttcctctcctaCAGAAAAAGAAGCTACCAAATTCTTTTCCAGCAGGAATGGACGTGGACAAGTTCTTGTTGTCTTTGCATTATGACGAATGACAAAAAATAAGCTGAACTGTGACTGTCTAAAGCTAGGTGGTGTTATGCTGAGGTTTTGCATGGGAAGAGAAGTTAATTCTAAAGGGTGAGTTGCACTTTCAGTGCACTGAAGTTTCACTTTATAGCAAAATCATGCTGTTTCTGAAGCAGGTTGCTACGTGTAAATACCATTGAGTTGGTGTAcgtttatttttgaaaaagcacTTGCGTAATTATAGAGccatttaatttgcaaaattgTAAATTTGTATAAATGTAATGTAAGAAAAGTTGTATGTTTCCTTTTACACCATGTTGTCTGTGTTCTGCTGCATTCTCTACTTACCCATCTGAGCCGCTTAGCCAGTTTGTGGAAAGGTTGTGAATTTGAAGGCGGTGTTTGTAGTTCACCGTTCCAAGACACGGGCAGCTAACCTGGCCACTTCCCGGTGTCTTGCTGAGCCCGAGAGGGACTTAATCTTCAGACGTTACTGGCTTGTACTAACACTCTCTTCTCTGGTAACTGCCAAACCCACATTGTAAGGCTTTGAACGAGTGAACAAAAAATACCAGTAACTAAACGTAAGGCCAACACAACCTCCAAAAGTATTTCTCGTCTAATGAAGCTTTTCCCAATCAGTCATTCAGATAAGAACTTTAATTTGGATAGGCCTCATCTGTTTCCAGTTTGAATTGCAGAAGCTGTTTTCAAACAGCGTACTTCGTTGTGGGTTGAGCCCCGTATTCATTCCCTGGTATGAACACCTAAACTGTAGCAATAGCCAGCAAGAATTTCAGCGTGTTCTATTGCAAAAGTCAATTCTTTTAACTGTCATTTGTACTGTTGAGAAAGCGTTTGTTAATATCACTTATGCTTTTAGCCAGACATGGAAAAATTTGCATCTGATCTTTCTGTTTAATGTAGAATTTGTCATAGCTATTATACAAACTCTCTGCAAAACAGGCACAGGAGAATCTCGGCCTACATTTTAGTAATAATTAGCATGGGTGAAAATTACCACACTAAGCCTTGCTCCAATACTGCAGAATTTTCTCTACTGGTATTTCCTCCTTTGTTCTCAAATTGTTgaggtcttaaaaaaaaaaatgcaagttttcttGTAAGAGAGCTGTACAGCAACAGGGCAATGTTTCAGATAGTATACAAGGATTCCTAAGGAACCCATATTATGCAGTAGATGTTTATATTAAACCTATCCAATAACTAAATACTGCATAGCATTTACAgcttgaataaatatttttggtttaatAAAAAGTTCTGTGTCTTGTTTAAGGTTTTCTAAGTCCGCTAAGCAGCTTTGCAGATGTTGTATAGAAAAGTCATGTTGATCGGTCATTTTTGAAGACGAGGAGTTCAGTATTAAACACTAAGTTGTAATAGCAGCAATTACTAAACAATTGTCTCTTTGCTACATAGTGGCATTTTATGTATTCTGACAGTTGATatgtggtatttttaaatacacttgCTATTTACTTGAGACATAGTGTAGCTCTTCCATGGGACAGCCAGTATCCACCAtagtctttctttttcagttgagGTGATCTGGTAATACTAAAGACGTGAATTATCAGTTCACTTACACTTTCAAAGGAAGAAGTGTCTTCAGTTCCAAGCTGCTGCCAtatggcaaatattttttagaagaaCAGGTGCCAGAGCATGAATGAAGGTTGATTTTCTTTGTGTGCAGCATTTAAACCACACTGTTCATTTGCTACCTCTACAAGTACATTCCTTCACAGAAAAACCAGATCCCACTACATCCCAACCAAAGTATTTATTCCCCCTACTTTACGGGGGAAAATGCAAGGATAATCTGTGGGTAAAGATGACTTCCTGTTGAAGTTAATaccaaaataagaaagcaattGTCCTAAATCCCAGCTATGAACACTTTTAAGTTTCTATGTTTGTCGCTCGTGACAAGGATGAGGGGGGAATAGGCTTTGTACTGGTGAAAGAGCCAGGTTTTGCCCTCTGGTAAAAAGCCTGCTGAAGAAACTGCATGAACTTCTCCCTGAAGTCGTGACCAAGATTCATTCCAGGCAAGTACTTTCCCGTCTCCCCCTGCTTGCAGTAGGAATGCTTAACCCTGTACTCCTGAAGCCTGAACGGTGCCTTCAAGAGCACAGCCAGGTATTGGGCAGCTCTTAGCGAAGAAGCAGTATCGGGAACGGGTCCTGAAGCCGCCTCTGCTTAGAAGCATATTGACAAAACTGTACATTACAGAGGTCTAAATGAACAAAAAGGGAGCAGTAGGATTCTGAGGCCACATTAGTACTTGCATGTGTAAGTTACAACACCATCTCCTCAAGGGTGCTTTGATACTACACCCCAAGCCAGGGTGAGTGCATGCTACAGCAGACCCCGTTTTTGCATTTGACCTGGCTTCGAGGTATACAACAGTAGAAAACAGACCTTTGagtaaagttatttttttcatgaaaatcaCTTAGTAGTAAGGAAAGTTAAGCAACAAAACTGTAAAACTAGCTGCTTCTAGTAGCAGCACTGTGCAAGTTACCAAGAGAATTCATATGTCAGTGACAGAGGAGCCACAGTTAACAAACATTCTTTATTGTCAGTCTCAAGACATTATCATaatttgacattttttatttgtactgtATAAAAACTTGCACTAACTCAAAGTAATAAAAGCCCAGTTAGCTCTATCAATAATCAACGATGTTTTGAGAAATTATAGAATAGCAACTAATGAATTCATCCACTTACTGATAAATAAGGTGTAACAGGTACCATTCATCATTTTGATCAGAGAGCATTTAAGGCTTTGCTTCCAACACCATTTGGGCCTACAACTTCTCAATCAATATTGCAGAAGCACCTCCTCCCCCGTTGCAAATTCCTGCCAGACCATATTGTCCTTGTTTCAACGCATGGGCCATGTGAACAACAATTCTTGCTCC
Encoded here:
- the NPAT gene encoding protein NPAT isoform X3, translating into MDGYLQQEKLLATCREFILESSDLKEYAEHCTEDGFIPACLLSLCGKNLTTILNEYVAMKTKETTNEVPAMMSSLWKKLDYTLSQIRSMQNSTGFSANQRTRTRSGIVEMKRQRMLQQSASANSGLLSVAHQSGPQNSSSVVSSQVIHRPTINQSMSQTRLNTLFVHQSQTQENKISTGDFIHIQVPASQERKLHSNLLSPGRRKSESQKRKSVSTSGPLSATRSSQDPDEVIIEKESETLEEFIDGNFPQLVIENAREKILSNKSLQEKLAENINKILGSDGNVAQAPKQTDSAPTEQETSIDEILGLQGEIHMSEEAIQDILEQTESDPAFQALFDLFDYGKSKVNKNLPAGISGQSGVENAILADEDNLETLESSLGTEETSRCVNSRESLSCKGFQLGEASCALKSSINDDDTAKKNTTNEQLHGNCRPRKQTEVLKTITPEHIGELEIAFDSVPGLTEPNKRQTSDSECNERCGDSYDKKELSVLVSESERAMEIEKGPLSHSAQSSPNLEYVHSDSPQVSLISLAEGTTASENKTRSGSKCHLSPDTSLSEKTLTKSPSDGSPGHSVLLRKNNSSVPSPSADAGKEQAVTNDTAALPGILQENASHHSSHQEQSTQSDCAAGSAVKISDLDKTELQLEVVDTSNKPYSNDQHTLDKPCKKDFNLPSGLSTSEGTQGEMQEPSSSTKVDADNVYFSSGDDACTEISVVSTENNLSTSEICHSPLPETASSTDESGTEAKSISGVSSSSQPMDVDASNIMSLKIIISDDPFISSDTELNNAVSSITGENLPTIILSSPAKSPTKTAGLSKCLSSEDTEKNVDSALAEQNLLVLRPKDPAVTSVNTQNEDCTVFPVAGTTNLSKEGGFIQLMPATSTAFGNSNNLYIATCVTDPATLGTAVTPSNVVVLPGNSMPLAAQAPAVQQLRTPPRSSNTFAANQTVSPNFPQGSAIIIASPVQPVLQGMVGMIPLSVVGQNGNAFSAPARQVLHMPVANPVCNRSVPKLPIPPKSQKIPGARNKTNTGKLVPSVAEPLNHTNSRTQRTGNLDKLIPAELGRKVEENVPVAPVESTSSNSRQSESHRRVLCFDNVLPTPGGNTQIQTTKSLSQKERNENTLSTVDPASSSAKAQVAKREKDKTLPRILCKPEGGSNRSASAKEPQPERKVATAGLPLDPFHKTTANKENELQRDTDEKQKNQDTAKLSNGQQSVSLWSEKTVASVQELNKKQGSLSNGNGKSSVSVSLSSKEPKREPAKVSSQGLCLSSPFTKQCVEMLQDIQWHSPTTKTVENGELPVPRTPSGVGDRHTDDTTDSVRTPTCRRFSEDSTTPRIMVPPATPDLPACSPASETGSENSVSMAAHTLMILSRAAIARTSAATPLKDNTQQFRSLRSAVKKRKLEDLNEGERNSRSANRKDLQSSPTPSKKKKIKKKKLPNSFPAGMDVDKFLLSLHYDE